In the genome of Desulfuromonas sp. DDH964, one region contains:
- a CDS encoding PTS system mannose/fructose/N-acetylgalactosamine-transporter subunit IIB, giving the protein MSIVLVRIDNRLIHGQVLEAWVPAVRANCIVVANDQAASAPFQRMLMEAAVPKGIKVLIGSVAESSALLSTGELDDFRVLLLYATSEDALRGLRSGAPFHELNLGNMHAGAGKQKLSCTIALDPEDIGNLQQLEADGVRIMSQCIPSDRERPWKNLLPLSDG; this is encoded by the coding sequence ATGAGTATTGTTCTGGTCCGTATCGACAACCGACTGATTCACGGACAGGTGCTGGAAGCCTGGGTCCCGGCGGTCAGGGCCAATTGTATCGTTGTGGCCAATGATCAGGCCGCCTCCGCTCCGTTCCAGCGCATGCTGATGGAAGCGGCGGTGCCGAAGGGAATCAAGGTGCTCATTGGCAGCGTTGCCGAAAGTTCAGCGCTCCTGTCGACCGGCGAACTCGATGACTTCCGGGTCCTGCTGCTGTATGCCACCTCCGAAGATGCCTTGCGGGGGTTGCGCAGCGGGGCACCGTTTCACGAGCTCAACCTCGGCAACATGCATGCCGGTGCGGGGAAACAGAAACTCTCCTGCACCATTGCCCTCGATCCCGAAGATATCGGCAACCTGCAGCAACTGGAGGCGGATGGAGTACGCATCATGTCCCAGTGTATCCCCTCGGACCGGGAACGCCCCTGGAAGAACCTGTTGCCGCTGAGCGATGGTTGA
- the rapZ gene encoding RNase adapter RapZ: protein MTQKRLIIITGLSGSGKTTAARALEDEGFFVVDNLPIPLLPRLLEISPAAASAGGDVAIVLDIRNRSFLAASETVFAEIRQAGYRLEILFFEASDEILLRRYSETRRRHPVGGGVGVLDSIHRERELLAGLRGQATMITDSSQLTPHLLRARVTALVLGGNDATPLAVLVQSFGFRYGIPPGTDLLMDVRFLPNPHFHPDLRGQTGLDPAVRDFIFDQEICREFLDRFRDLLQFLLPHYRQEGKSYLTISIGCTGGRHRSVALAEALSPLIAGTGITVQTTHRDLDKG from the coding sequence ATGACCCAGAAACGGCTGATCATCATCACCGGACTCTCCGGGTCGGGAAAGACGACGGCGGCCCGGGCGCTGGAGGACGAAGGGTTTTTCGTCGTCGACAACCTGCCGATACCGCTTTTGCCGCGCCTGCTCGAGATCAGCCCGGCGGCGGCCTCCGCCGGTGGCGATGTTGCCATTGTCCTCGATATCCGCAATCGCAGTTTTCTGGCTGCCAGTGAGACGGTCTTCGCCGAGATCCGGCAGGCCGGTTATCGTCTCGAGATCCTCTTTTTCGAAGCGAGCGACGAAATTCTGTTGCGCCGCTATTCGGAAACCCGCCGCCGCCACCCGGTCGGTGGCGGTGTCGGCGTCCTCGACAGCATCCACCGCGAACGGGAGCTTCTGGCCGGACTTCGTGGCCAGGCGACGATGATCACCGACAGTTCGCAGCTGACCCCGCACCTGCTGCGGGCCCGGGTCACCGCCCTCGTTCTGGGCGGCAACGATGCCACCCCTCTCGCAGTTCTGGTGCAGTCGTTCGGATTTCGCTATGGTATCCCCCCGGGTACTGATCTGTTGATGGATGTGCGTTTTCTGCCCAATCCGCATTTCCATCCCGATCTGCGCGGTCAGACCGGGCTTGACCCCGCAGTCCGGGATTTTATTTTCGACCAGGAAATCTGCCGGGAGTTTCTCGACCGGTTCCGGGACCTGCTGCAATTCCTCCTCCCCCATTACCGCCAGGAGGGGAAGAGCTACCTGACGATATCAATCGGATGCACCGGCGGCCGTCATCGCAGTGTTGCGCTCGCCGAGGCGCTCAGCCCTCTCATTGCCGGCACCGGAATCACCGTGCAGACAACCCATCGGGATCTCGACAAGGGATAA
- a CDS encoding PTS sugar transporter subunit IIA — translation MTGLIIATHGNLAEEFLQACSTIIGPLAMARSIAIRREDAVEEIRGRLAAAIEEVGGDGHGVLIMTDMFGGTPANLSLTFLDPGKVEVLTGVNLPMILKFFNTQENLSLVERAALVKAYGQQGITLASEFLTK, via the coding sequence ATGACCGGTCTGATTATCGCCACCCACGGAAACCTCGCCGAAGAGTTTCTGCAGGCCTGCAGTACCATTATCGGTCCGCTTGCCATGGCACGCAGTATCGCCATCCGTCGGGAAGACGCGGTGGAGGAGATCCGCGGCCGCCTGGCCGCTGCCATCGAGGAGGTTGGCGGTGACGGCCACGGGGTGCTGATCATGACCGACATGTTCGGCGGGACTCCCGCCAATCTCAGCCTTACTTTTCTCGATCCCGGGAAGGTCGAGGTGCTGACTGGCGTCAACTTGCCGATGATCCTCAAGTTTTTTAATACCCAGGAAAATCTTTCCCTGGTCGAGCGGGCCGCCCTGGTCAAGGCGTATGGCCAGCAGGGCATTACCCTGGCAAGTGAGTTTCTCACCAAATAG